In Pseudoxanthomonas sp. SE1, the genomic stretch CGACGCGGATCGCCCAGCGGATACAACCGCCCGACGATGCCGGTGATGTTGGGCTTCAGGAAGCCCACGCCCATCACGATCAGCGCCAGCGACAGGTACATCGTGCGCAACGCACCTTCGTCGCGGGTCACCACGCCGCCATCCGAGACCGCCGCCGCACCCTCCAACGCCATGCCGGCATGGCCGGCGACCAGCAGCAGCCCGCCGAACACCACGGCCTTGCGCATGCCCAGCCAGCGGTCGGCCAGCAGACCGCCGATCACGGGGATGCAATAGACCAGCCCGCCGTACGCACCGATCAGGTCGTAGCCGGCGCCATCGGCGAACAGGTGGTACTTGGTCAGGTACAGCAGCAGTAACGCCTTCATGCCGTAGAAGGAGAAGCGCTCCCACATCTCGGTGAAGAAGCAGACGTAGACGCCCTTGGGATGGCCGAGGAAGTCGTCGCGGTCGGTGTCCGCGGGGACAGGGTGGCTCAAGGACCGCTCCGGCGTCGGAAAACAGGGCGAGTATAGGCGGCGTCCCCGCCGCCGCAGCTGGACTTGCCGCGCAGCGGAGGCTAGCTTGTCCGCTTTCCGCCATTCGGGAACGCATCATGAGCTCGCCGGGGACCCCGCAACTTACCTTCCGCGCCGTCGTTCTGGCCATCGTGCTGGCCGTCGTGCTGTCGGCCGCCAATGCCTACCTGGGCCTGTTCGCCGGACTGACCGTGGCTACCGCCATCCCGGCGGCCGTCGTCTCGATGGGCGTGCTGCGCCTGCTGGGCGGCGGTACGATCCTGGAAAACAACATCGTGCAGACCGGTGCCTCGGCCGGCTCATCGATCGCGGCGGGCGTCATCTTCACGATTCCGGCGCTGATCATCCTGGGCTACTGGCAGGATTTCCAGTATTCCTGGGTGCTGGCCATCGCCGGTCTCGGCGGCCTGCTGGGCGTGCTGTTCTCGGTGCCGCTGCGTCGTTCGATGATCGTGGAAGAGCCGCTGCCGTTCCCTGAAGGCAAGGCTGCGGCCGAAGTGCTGAAGGCCGGCGAGAATCCGGGTCCCGGTCTGAAGATCCTCGCCTTCTCCGCCGCCATCGGCGCGGTGCTCAAGGTGGCCGCGCACAGCGGCATGCGCCTGATCCCGGACACGGCGGCGGGCGCGGGCTTCTTCGGCAAATACCTCGGCTACCTGGGCACCAACCTCTCGCCGGCGCTGCTCGGCGTGGGCTACATCGTCGGCCTGAACATCGGCATCGTGGTGCTCTCGGGCAGCATCCTGTCGTGGCATATCGCCATTCCGCTGTACCACATGGCGTTCCTCGGCACCGATCCTGCGCTGGCGCAGAGCATCGCAGGCGCGGGCCCTGAGGACATCGCGGGTGCGATCTGGTCGGCCAAGATCCGCTACCTGGGTGTCGGCGCCATGTTGATCGGCGGTGTCTGGACGCTGTTCTCGCTGCGCAAGTCGTTGCTGTCGGGCGTGAAGAGCGGCATCGCTGCCGCGCGTGCCGGATCGGGCGGTGCCGAAGTCGCTGAGACCGAGCGCGACCTGCCGATGAAATGGATGCTGGTGGCGCTGGTGGTGTTCGTGCTGCCGCTGCTGCTGCTGTACCAGGCCATCGTCGGCATGTGGCACGTCAGCATCCCGATGGCGATCATCATGATCGTGGCGGGGTTCCTGTTCGTGTCGGTGTCGGCCTACCTGGCCGGCCTGGTGGGTTCGTCGAACAATCCGGTGTCGGGCATCACCATCGCCACCATCCTGTTCGCCTCGGTCGTGCTGCTGCTGTTGCTGGGCGAGAGCGGGCGCATGGCGGTCGGTGTCGGTGGCGCGCCGCTGGGAGCGGTGGCCGCGATCATGATCGGCGCGGTGGTGTGCTGCGCCGCAGCGGTGGGTGGCGACAACCTGCAGGACCTCAAGGCCGGTTACATCGTCGGCGCTACGCCGTGGAAGCAGCAGCTGATGCTGGGTATCGGTGCGTTCTCCTGCGCGCTGATCATGGCGCCGGTACTGAACATCCTGTCCGAGGCCTACGGCATCGGCGCACCGACGGCCGAGCATCCAAACCCGCTGTCCGCACCGCAGGCCACGCTGATGGCCTCGGTCGCCAAGGGCCTGTTCGGCGGCGAACTGCCGTGGGGCATCATCGCCATCGGAGCCGTGATCGGCGCGGTCATCATCGCCATCGACGAGATGCTGAAGGCCCGGAAAAGCAGCTTCCGCGTGCCGGTACTGGCGGCGGCCATCGGCATCTACCTGCCGCTGGAACTGATGGTGCCGATCTTCCTCGGCGGCCTGCTGTCGTACCTGGTCGAGAAGCGCCACGGCATGGTCGGCACGAAGGACGAGGAAGCGCGCGACCGCCTGCATCGCCCGGGCACGCTGTTCGCCGCGGGCCTGATCACCGGCGAGGCATTGATGGGCATCGCGGTGGGCGTGGCGATCTACGCCACCAAGGATCGCGATGTGCTGGTGCTGCCGGAAGCGTTCCAGCGGGGCGAGATCGTCGGGCTGGTGATCCTGGCCATCGTCGGCTGGCTGCTGTACCGCACCGGCGCCAGGTCGAAGGCCCTGGGCGACGTGGAGCCCGGTCCCCGCTGACCGGACACATGGCGCAAAGGCGTGACCTCACGCCTTTGCGCCGCGGCGCGCTTAGCGCCTACCATCGGGGTTTTCCTGTTGCCGGAGCCCCGGATGAAGCTGAAATCCGCCCTGTTGCCCCTCTGCCTGCTGGCGGCACTGCCGTCGCTGGCCGCCGCCCGTGGCCTTGATGTGCGCGACCTGCAGAAGCTGGACCGCGTCTCGTCGCCGGTCCTGTCGCCGGACGGTGGCACCGTCGTGTTCGCCAAGCGCATCGTCGATGCCGAGGTGGTCAAGGCCAGCAGCAGCCTGTGGATCCGCAACCTGCTCACCCGCGACATGGCGCCGCCTAAGCGGCTGACGCCGGAAGGCTGGAGCGTCAACTCGCCGTCGTTCTCGCCGGATGGCAAGACCGTCTACTTCCTCAGCGCGAAGTCCGGCGCGCAGCAGCTGTACGCGGTGCCGGCTGGTGGTGGCACTCCGAAGCAACTGACCGCCTTCGCACTCGACGTGGCCGGCTACAAACTCTCGCCGGACGGGACGCGCGTACTCTTCAGCACCGACACCTTCGCAGAGTGCAAGGCAGACTTCGCCTGCACGAAGAAGAAGCTGGACGACACCGCCGCCAAGAAGAGCACCGGCGTGATCTACGACGGCCTGTTCGTCCGCCACTGGGACACCTGGGCCGACGGCCGTCGCAGCCGCCTGTTCGTGGCCGCATTGCCGGAGGGCAAGGCCAAGCCGGTCGCCAACGCCACCTCGCTCACGGACACGATCGATGGCGATGCGCCGGCCAAGCCGTTTGGCGGCGCCGACGAATACACCTGGTCACCCGACGGTAGCGCCGTCGTCGCCGCGATCCGCGTGGCGGGCAAGGGTGAAGCCTGGTCCACCAACTTCGACCTGTACCAGTTCGCAGCCGATGGCAGCACGGCACCCGTCAACCTCACCGCCGCGAATCCCGCGTGGGACACCGGCCCGGTCTTCAGTGCCGACGGCAGGACGCTGTACTACCGGGCGATGAAGCGCCCGGGTTTCGAAGCCGATCGATTCGGCCTGATGGCGATGGACGTGGCCACGAAGCAGGTGCGCGAGATCGCGCCGACGTGGGACCGCTCCGCCGATGGCATCGTGCTGTCGAAGGATGGCGCGACGATCTACACCACCGCGCAGGACGTGGGCCAGCATCCCCTGTTCGCCGTGGACGCGTCGAGTGGCGACGTGAAGAAGATCGTCGGTGACGGCAGCATCTCGGCCTTCGACATCGCCGGCGACACGCTGGCGCTCACCCGCAACACGCTGAAGAGTGGCGATCAGCTGTTCACGACCAATCTGTCCGGTGCGCCGCTGCGCGCCATCACGCCCAGCGCCGGCGACATGCTGAAGGATGTGTCGTTTGGTGATTTCGAACAGTTCACCTTCAAGGGCTGGAACAACGAGACCGTGCACGGTTACGTGGTCAAGCCGCACGACTACGTGGAAGGACAGAAGTATCCGGTCGCGTTCCTGATCCATGGCGGCCCGCAGGGCAGCTTCGGCGACGGCTGGAGCTATCGTTGGAACCCGCAGACCTACGCCGGCCAGGGCTACGCCGTGGTGATGATCGATTTCCATGGTTCGACCGGCTATGGCCAGGCCTTCACCGACGCGATCAGCCAGCATTGGGGCGACCGCCCGCTGGAAGACCTGCAGAAGGGTTGGGCCGCGGCGCAGGAGAAGTACACCTTCCTCGACGGCAAGAACGCGTGCGCGCTCGGCGCCAGCTACGGCGGCTACATGATCAATTGGATCGCCGGCAACTGGAACGAGCCGTGGAAGTGCCTGGTCAACCACGACGGCGTGTTCGACATCCGCTCGATGGGCTACGTGACCGAGGAGCTGTGGTTCACCGAGTGGGAGAACGGCGGCACGCCGTTCGACAAGCCGGAGAATGTCGAGAAGTTCAATCCGGTCAACCACGTCGCCAAGTGGCGCGTGCCGATGCTGGTGGTGCAGGGCGAGAAGGACTATCGCGTGCCGGTGGACCAGGGCCTGTCCACGTTCACCGCGCTGCAGCGCAAGGGCATCGACTCGAAGCTGCTGTACTTCCCGGACGAGAACCACTGGGTGCTCAAACCGCAGAACAGCATCCTGTGGCACGACACCGTCAATGCCTGGCTGAAGCAGCACATCGGCCGCTGAGCGTCATGCGATGGCCGGCCGTGCGCCGGCCATCGTCTTTTCCGAAGTCCGTAGGGGAGTCCTGATCGATGGCGATCGAAGCCACCGCACCATCCACTGCACTGATCCAGAACGACGCCGTCGTGATGGGCCTGCTCGCCGCCACGCTGGCGTTCGTCTTCTGGGGCGCCTCGCGTCCGGCCGGCGTATGGAAGAAGTTCTACGCCGTCGTACCCGCGCTGTTGATGTGCTATCTGCTGCCGGCGATCTACAACAGCGTCGGGCTGATCGATGGCAACGCATCGGGCCTGTACGCGATGGCGCGCGATTACATGCTGCCCAGCTCGCTGGCGCTGTTCTGCATTGCCATCGACCTGGTTGCGATCCTGCGGCTGGGGCCCAAGGCGATCATCATGTTCCTGACCGGCACGGCAGGCGTGATGCTGGGCGCCATCGTGTCGTTCCTCGCACTGGGCATCATCCATCCGGAAACCGTAGGCGGTGATACCTGGAGTGGCATGGCCACGCTCGCCGGCAGCTGGATCGGCGGTGGTGCCAACCAGGCGGCGATGAAGGAGGTGTTCGCGGTCGACTCCACGCTGTTCGGGCAGTTCGTCGCCGTCGATATCCTGGTCGCCAACGTGTGGATGGCGTTCCTGCTGTTCCTGATTCCGCGCGCCGCGAAGATCGACCGCTGGATGGGGGCGGACACGCGCGTGATCGATGACCTGCGCGAGCGCATGGAGAGCTACCACGCGCAGCATGCACGCAATCCCACGCTTACCGACCTGATGATCATCCTGGGCATCGGCCTGGGCACGACCGGCCTGGCGCATTTCCTTGCCACGCCGCTGGTCGAGTGGATCAAGACGCTACCTGCCGAATGGAAGCTGGAAGACTTCAGCCTGACCTCCACGTTCTTCTGGATGGTGGTCATCGCCACCACGGTCGGCCTGCTGCTCAGCTTCACGCGTGCGCGCCAGATGGAGGGCGCCGGTGCATCGAAAGTCGGCACCGCGATGCTGTACGTGCTCATCGCCACCATCGGCATGCACATGGACCTGAAGGCGCTGGTCGACAAGCCGTGGCTGTTCCTGCTGGGCGCGATCTGGATCCTGACCCATGGCCTGCTGCTCTTCATCGTCGCCAAGCTGATCAAAGCGCCGTTGTTTTTCGCCGCCGTGGGGTCGCAGGCCAACATCGGCGCGGCGGCGTCTGCGCCGGTGGTCGCCAGCGCATTCCATCCGTCGCTGGCGCCGGTTGCGGTGCTGCTCGCGGTGTTCGGGTATGCGCTGGGTACGTATTGCGCCTACATAACCGGCATCGTGCTGCGCGGTATGGCAGGGTAGGGCTGATGTCAGTTCTGTAGGAGCGACGTAAGTCGCGACCGGAAACATCAATGTCGCGACTTACGTCGCTCCTACAGGAGGCCAAGAAAAAGGGCGAAGCCAACGGCTTCGCCCTTCTTGTTTCCCTCGGATCCTGCTTGCCTCAGCAGCAGCGGAACCCGCTCCTGCCACCGAACCGCGCTTCCTGCCGCTCCCGGAAGAACGTCTTGTAGTCCATCGGTTCCCGGTCCGGATGCTTCTCCAGTACGTGCCGGACATAGTTGTCGTAGTCCGGCACGCCGCAGCAGAGCCGTGCCGTCTGCACCAGCCTTCGCCACACACGCTTGTGCGTGGCGAAGTGCGAGAGCGGGACGAGTTCCGTGCCCATGGCTTACAGCCAGACCTTCTGCTGTTCTTCGCTCAGCGCGACGAACGGCGTCTCGCGGTCGCTGCGCTCGCTGCTGCGACGGGCCTTGGCGATCGCCCGCAGCGCATACACCAGCACGCTGAACACCACGAACAGGAACAGCACGGTCAAACCCGTGTTGACGTAGCTGTTGACCACCACCTGGTGCATCTGGCTCATGCTCTTTGCGGCACCCAGCAGCTGGCCATCGGCGATGGACGCCTGGTACTTCTTCGCCTGGGCGACGAAGCCGACCGCCGGGTTGCTGTCGAAGATCTTGATCAGGCCGGCATAGGTGGTGCAGATCAGCAGCCAGATCGCCGGCACGACGGTGACCCAGGCGTAGCGGTCGCGCTTCATCTTGAACAGGACCACCGTGCACAGCATCAGCGCGATACCGGCGAGCATCTGGTTGGCGATGCCGAACAGCGGCCACAAGGTGTTGATGCCGCCCAGCGGATCGACCACGCCCTGGTAGAGGAAGTAGCCCCACAGTGCGACGCAGCCGGCGGTGCCGATGACGTTCGCGCCCCACGAGTCGGTCCTGCGCAGCGGCGGGATGAAGTTGCCCAGCAGGTCCTGCAGCATGAAGCGGCCGGCGCGGGTGCCCGCGTCCACTGCGGTCAGGATGAAGAGCGCTTCGAACAGGATGGCGAAGTGGTACCAGAAGGCCATCATCGCGTCGCCGCCGGGCAGGGCGTCGTGCAGGATCACCGCGATGCCGACGGCCAGCGTCGGCGCGCCACCGGCGCGTGAAATGATGGTGCCTTCGCCGATGTTGTGGGCCGTCTGCTCCAGCATCTCGGGCGTCACCAGGAAGCCCCAGCTGCTGACCTTCGCGGCTACGTCCACCGCGGTGGTGCCGATGGCGGCGGCGGGGCTGTTCATGGCGAAGTACACGCCCGGCTCGATGATCGAGGCCGCGACCAGCGCCATGATGGCGACGAAGGATTCCATCAGCATGCCGCCGTAGCCGATGTAGCGCGCGTGCGTTTCATTGGCGAGCAGCTTGGGCGTGGTGCCCGAGGAGATCAGCGCATGGAAGCCCGACACCGCGCCGCAGGCGATGGTGATGAAGAGGAACGGGAACAGGCCGCCCTTCCACACCGGGCCGTCGCCCGTGCTGGCGAACTGCGTGAACGCCGGCATCTTCAGCGAGGTGACTTCCGGACTGGCGATGACGATGCCGATGGCCAGCGCCACGATCACGCCGATCTTGAGGAAGGTCGACAGGTAGTCGCGCGGCGCCAGCAGCAGCCACACGGGCAGCACGGCGGCCACGAAGCCGTAGCCGATGAGCATCCAGGTGATCTGGGTGCCGGTGAAGGTGAAGGCCGGGCCCCAGGTGGGATGCGCACCAACCTTGCCGCCGAACCAGATCGCCAGCAGCAGCAGGATGATGCCGACCACCGAGATCTCGCCGATCCTGCCGGGGCGGATGTAACGCATGTAGACGCCCATCAGGATCGCGATGGGCATCGTGGCGATCACCGTGAACATGCCCCACGGACTTTCGGCCAGCGCCTTCACCACGATCATCGCCAGCACCGCCAGGATGATGATCATGATCAGGAACGCACCGAACAGCGCGATGGTGCCGGCCACTTGGCCCATTTCCTCGCGGACCAGGTCGCCCAGCGAACGGCCGTTGCGGCGGCTGGAGATGAACAGGACCATGAAGTCCTGTACCGCGCCCGCCAGCACCACACCCGCGATCAGCCACAGCATGCCGGGCAGGTAGCCCATCTGCGCAGCCAGCACCGGGCCCACCAGCGGGCCGGCGCCGGCGATGGCGGCGAAGTGGTGGCCGAACAACACATGCTTGTTGGTGGGGACATAGTCCAGGCCGTCATTGTTCAGATGCGCGGGGGTCGCCCGGCGCGGATCCAGCCCCATCACGTTCTTCGCGATGTACAGGCTGTAGTAGCGGTAGGCGACCAGGTAGATGGACACCGCCGCCACAACGATCCACAGCGCGCTTATCTGCTCACCCTGGCGCAGCGCTACCACACCAAGGCACACCGCGCCGAGCAGCGCGAGCGCCGCCCAGCCGATCTTGGAAAAACCGTTCATCCGGCAACCCTCCGACAAGTCCGGACAAGGGTCGCCCCATGCAGGAGGCCGGTCAATCCGTAATCCCGGATTCAGCCTTCGACTTTGGTCGCAGTGCGACGGCGTACTGCCTCAGAGCCAGCGCGAGCGCTTGAACAGGCGGTACAGGCCGAAGCAGGCCAGCGCCACGCCCGCGATCAGGATCGGATAGGCGAAGCGTCCGCCCAGTTCGGGCATGTGCTCGAAGTTCATGCCGTACCAGCTGGTGATCAACGTGGGTGCCGCGAGCAGGGCCGCCCATGCGCCGAGACGCTTGACCGTCTCGCCCTGCGCCAGTGTCACCAGCGAGAGGTTGACGCTCAGTGCGGTGGTCAACATCTCGCGGAGCGTGTCGGTGTACTCGTTCACGCGCAGCACGTGGTCCTGCACGTCGCGGAAGTAGAGGCGTACTTCTTCCGGGATCAGCGCGCTCTGGGAGCGGGTCAGCTGCGCCAGCACGTCCTGCAACGGTGCTACCGCCAGCCGCATCTGGGTCAGTTCACGCTTCAGGTCGTACAGCTTCACCACCGTGCCGCGCCGGTAGGTGTCGGCGAAGATGTCCTTCTCCAGCGCATCCAGCGTCTGCTTGAACTGGTCGATGATCGGGCGGTAGTTGTCGACGATGTAGTCCAGCACCGCGTACAGCCCGTACGAAGGACCCAGCGCCAGCAGGTCGGCTTCGCGCTGCACGCGCTCGCGCACCGGCGCGTACGACAGCGAGGCGCCATGGCGCACGGTCACCAGGTAGCGCGGGCCCAGGAAGGCATGGGTTTCGCCGAACCGGATGCGGTCGTCGACGACCTGCGCGGTGTGCACGGCCACGAACAGCGAGTTGCCGTAGGCCTCCAGCTTCGGGCGCTGGTGGGCGTTCTGCGCGTCTTCCACGGCCAGGTCGTGCAGGCAGAACTCTTCCTGCAGTTTCTCCAGGATCGCATCGGCCGGTTCGTACAGGCCCACCCAGATGAAGCTGCCGTCGTCGATGGCGAGCACGTCGCTGATCTCGTCCAGGCCGATGTCGCGTCGTTTCCCGCCCTTGTCGTAGACCACGCAGTTGATCACGCACTGCGGCAGGGCGGGTTTCGTGTCGACGGCGGTGAGGTCATTCATGGCGGGAATCGTGCGCCACGCACGCGGCGGCGGCAAGTCCGGTTGCGTCCTGCGCTGTGTAGGAGCGGGCCATGCCCGCGATGCTTTCCGATGGATGCCAGCACAAGAGCATCGCGCCCAAGGGCGCTCCTACACACGAGCTTCCGTCATTACTGCGCCACGAAGCGGATCGCCTGACCACCACCCGGCGCCAATCTCAGCGTCAGCGTGTCTGCGCGGGTCACGCTGCGCTCCTCGATCACGATGTCCTGTGGCGCCGTCTTCCAGTTCGCCTTGTCGCCGTCGCGGTAGATCTGCGCGGTATAGCGTCGGCCGTCGTCGAGGAAGGTCAACGGCACGCTCAGCGTGCGGCCGTCTTCATCGGTCAGCGCACCGAGATACCAGTTGTCGCC encodes the following:
- a CDS encoding CstA-like transporter-associated (seleno)protein — protein: MGTELVPLSHFATHKRVWRRLVQTARLCCGVPDYDNYVRHVLEKHPDREPMDYKTFFRERQEARFGGRSGFRCC
- a CDS encoding magnesium and cobalt transport protein CorA, producing the protein MNDLTAVDTKPALPQCVINCVVYDKGGKRRDIGLDEISDVLAIDDGSFIWVGLYEPADAILEKLQEEFCLHDLAVEDAQNAHQRPKLEAYGNSLFVAVHTAQVVDDRIRFGETHAFLGPRYLVTVRHGASLSYAPVRERVQREADLLALGPSYGLYAVLDYIVDNYRPIIDQFKQTLDALEKDIFADTYRRGTVVKLYDLKRELTQMRLAVAPLQDVLAQLTRSQSALIPEEVRLYFRDVQDHVLRVNEYTDTLREMLTTALSVNLSLVTLAQGETVKRLGAWAALLAAPTLITSWYGMNFEHMPELGGRFAYPILIAGVALACFGLYRLFKRSRWL
- a CDS encoding oligopeptide transporter, OPT family; the encoded protein is MSSPGTPQLTFRAVVLAIVLAVVLSAANAYLGLFAGLTVATAIPAAVVSMGVLRLLGGGTILENNIVQTGASAGSSIAAGVIFTIPALIILGYWQDFQYSWVLAIAGLGGLLGVLFSVPLRRSMIVEEPLPFPEGKAAAEVLKAGENPGPGLKILAFSAAIGAVLKVAAHSGMRLIPDTAAGAGFFGKYLGYLGTNLSPALLGVGYIVGLNIGIVVLSGSILSWHIAIPLYHMAFLGTDPALAQSIAGAGPEDIAGAIWSAKIRYLGVGAMLIGGVWTLFSLRKSLLSGVKSGIAAARAGSGGAEVAETERDLPMKWMLVALVVFVLPLLLLYQAIVGMWHVSIPMAIIMIVAGFLFVSVSAYLAGLVGSSNNPVSGITIATILFASVVLLLLLGESGRMAVGVGGAPLGAVAAIMIGAVVCCAAAVGGDNLQDLKAGYIVGATPWKQQLMLGIGAFSCALIMAPVLNILSEAYGIGAPTAEHPNPLSAPQATLMASVAKGLFGGELPWGIIAIGAVIGAVIIAIDEMLKARKSSFRVPVLAAAIGIYLPLELMVPIFLGGLLSYLVEKRHGMVGTKDEEARDRLHRPGTLFAAGLITGEALMGIAVGVAIYATKDRDVLVLPEAFQRGEIVGLVILAIVGWLLYRTGARSKALGDVEPGPR
- a CDS encoding carbon starvation CstA family protein; its protein translation is MNGFSKIGWAALALLGAVCLGVVALRQGEQISALWIVVAAVSIYLVAYRYYSLYIAKNVMGLDPRRATPAHLNNDGLDYVPTNKHVLFGHHFAAIAGAGPLVGPVLAAQMGYLPGMLWLIAGVVLAGAVQDFMVLFISSRRNGRSLGDLVREEMGQVAGTIALFGAFLIMIIILAVLAMIVVKALAESPWGMFTVIATMPIAILMGVYMRYIRPGRIGEISVVGIILLLLAIWFGGKVGAHPTWGPAFTFTGTQITWMLIGYGFVAAVLPVWLLLAPRDYLSTFLKIGVIVALAIGIVIASPEVTSLKMPAFTQFASTGDGPVWKGGLFPFLFITIACGAVSGFHALISSGTTPKLLANETHARYIGYGGMLMESFVAIMALVAASIIEPGVYFAMNSPAAAIGTTAVDVAAKVSSWGFLVTPEMLEQTAHNIGEGTIISRAGGAPTLAVGIAVILHDALPGGDAMMAFWYHFAILFEALFILTAVDAGTRAGRFMLQDLLGNFIPPLRRTDSWGANVIGTAGCVALWGYFLYQGVVDPLGGINTLWPLFGIANQMLAGIALMLCTVVLFKMKRDRYAWVTVVPAIWLLICTTYAGLIKIFDSNPAVGFVAQAKKYQASIADGQLLGAAKSMSQMHQVVVNSYVNTGLTVLFLFVVFSVLVYALRAIAKARRSSERSDRETPFVALSEEQQKVWL
- a CDS encoding S9 family peptidase, which encodes MKLKSALLPLCLLAALPSLAAARGLDVRDLQKLDRVSSPVLSPDGGTVVFAKRIVDAEVVKASSSLWIRNLLTRDMAPPKRLTPEGWSVNSPSFSPDGKTVYFLSAKSGAQQLYAVPAGGGTPKQLTAFALDVAGYKLSPDGTRVLFSTDTFAECKADFACTKKKLDDTAAKKSTGVIYDGLFVRHWDTWADGRRSRLFVAALPEGKAKPVANATSLTDTIDGDAPAKPFGGADEYTWSPDGSAVVAAIRVAGKGEAWSTNFDLYQFAADGSTAPVNLTAANPAWDTGPVFSADGRTLYYRAMKRPGFEADRFGLMAMDVATKQVREIAPTWDRSADGIVLSKDGATIYTTAQDVGQHPLFAVDASSGDVKKIVGDGSISAFDIAGDTLALTRNTLKSGDQLFTTNLSGAPLRAITPSAGDMLKDVSFGDFEQFTFKGWNNETVHGYVVKPHDYVEGQKYPVAFLIHGGPQGSFGDGWSYRWNPQTYAGQGYAVVMIDFHGSTGYGQAFTDAISQHWGDRPLEDLQKGWAAAQEKYTFLDGKNACALGASYGGYMINWIAGNWNEPWKCLVNHDGVFDIRSMGYVTEELWFTEWENGGTPFDKPENVEKFNPVNHVAKWRVPMLVVQGEKDYRVPVDQGLSTFTALQRKGIDSKLLYFPDENHWVLKPQNSILWHDTVNAWLKQHIGR
- a CDS encoding DUF819 family protein, with amino-acid sequence MAIEATAPSTALIQNDAVVMGLLAATLAFVFWGASRPAGVWKKFYAVVPALLMCYLLPAIYNSVGLIDGNASGLYAMARDYMLPSSLALFCIAIDLVAILRLGPKAIIMFLTGTAGVMLGAIVSFLALGIIHPETVGGDTWSGMATLAGSWIGGGANQAAMKEVFAVDSTLFGQFVAVDILVANVWMAFLLFLIPRAAKIDRWMGADTRVIDDLRERMESYHAQHARNPTLTDLMIILGIGLGTTGLAHFLATPLVEWIKTLPAEWKLEDFSLTSTFFWMVVIATTVGLLLSFTRARQMEGAGASKVGTAMLYVLIATIGMHMDLKALVDKPWLFLLGAIWILTHGLLLFIVAKLIKAPLFFAAVGSQANIGAAASAPVVASAFHPSLAPVAVLLAVFGYALGTYCAYITGIVLRGMAG